In Streptomyces sp. P3, one DNA window encodes the following:
- a CDS encoding NADP-dependent malic enzyme produces the protein MAAEIVNPRSESADGTGQEGGAEPLDPFDPVFALHRGGKMAVQATVPIRDKDDLSLAYTPGVARVCTAIAEQPDLVNDYTWKSSVVAVVTDGTAVLGLGDIGPEASLPVMEGKAILFKQFGGVDAVPIALACTDVDEIVETVVRLAPSFGGVNLEDISAPRCFEIERRLQEELDIPIFHDDQHGTAIVTLAALRNAARLSGRGIGELRAVISGAGAAGVAIARMLIEAGIGDVAVADRKGIVSADRSDLTDVKRELAGFTNKAGLSGSLEHALSGADVFIGVSGGTVAEEAVASMAKGAFVFAMANPNPEVHPDVAHKYAAVVATGRSDFPNQINNVLAFPGIFAGALQVRASRITEGMKLAAAEALAGVVGDELAADYVIPSPFDERVAPAVTAAVAAAARAEGVARR, from the coding sequence GTGGCAGCGGAGATCGTCAATCCTCGCAGCGAGAGCGCCGACGGAACGGGCCAGGAGGGCGGTGCGGAGCCCCTCGACCCGTTCGACCCGGTGTTCGCGCTGCACCGTGGTGGAAAGATGGCCGTCCAGGCCACCGTCCCGATCCGCGACAAGGACGACCTGTCCCTCGCCTACACGCCCGGCGTCGCTCGCGTGTGCACCGCGATCGCGGAACAGCCGGACCTGGTGAACGACTACACCTGGAAGTCGTCCGTCGTCGCGGTCGTGACCGACGGCACGGCCGTGCTCGGGCTCGGTGACATCGGCCCGGAGGCCTCCCTCCCGGTCATGGAAGGCAAGGCGATCCTGTTCAAGCAGTTCGGCGGTGTCGACGCGGTTCCCATCGCGCTCGCCTGCACGGACGTGGACGAGATCGTCGAGACGGTGGTGCGCCTCGCGCCCTCGTTCGGCGGAGTCAACCTGGAGGACATCTCGGCGCCGCGATGCTTCGAGATCGAGCGCAGGCTCCAGGAAGAGCTCGACATCCCGATCTTCCACGACGACCAGCACGGCACGGCGATCGTGACGCTGGCGGCGCTGCGCAACGCGGCGCGGCTGAGCGGGCGCGGCATCGGCGAGCTGCGGGCGGTCATCTCGGGCGCCGGGGCGGCCGGCGTCGCCATCGCCAGGATGCTCATCGAGGCGGGCATCGGGGACGTCGCGGTCGCCGACCGCAAGGGCATCGTCTCCGCGGACCGGAGCGACCTGACCGACGTCAAGCGCGAGCTGGCCGGGTTCACCAACAAGGCCGGGCTGAGCGGTTCGCTCGAGCACGCGCTGTCCGGCGCCGACGTGTTCATCGGCGTTTCCGGCGGCACCGTCGCGGAGGAGGCGGTGGCCTCGATGGCGAAGGGCGCGTTCGTCTTCGCCATGGCCAACCCGAACCCCGAGGTGCACCCGGACGTCGCCCACAAGTACGCGGCCGTCGTCGCGACCGGGCGGTCGGACTTCCCGAACCAGATCAACAACGTGCTGGCGTTCCCGGGGATCTTCGCCGGCGCGCTGCAGGTGCGGGCGTCGCGGATCACCGAGGGCATGAAGCTCGCGGCGGCCGAGGCGCTGGCGGGAGTCGTCGGCGACGAGCTCGCGGCGGACTACGTGATTCCGTCACCGTTCGACGAGCGGGTCGCTCCCGCGGTGACTGCGGCGGTTGCCGCGGCTGCTCGGGCCGAAGGGGTTGCTCGTCGCTGA
- a CDS encoding HTH domain-containing protein — MTEATDLAERAGDRDPRVGLRAVAALRRLLEQLEAVQVRSARNQGWSWQEIAAELGVSRQAVHKKYGRQ, encoded by the coding sequence ATGACCGAAGCAACGGATCTTGCCGAGCGCGCCGGCGACCGTGATCCACGAGTCGGGCTGCGCGCCGTGGCGGCACTGCGCCGACTGCTGGAGCAGTTGGAGGCGGTGCAGGTGCGCAGTGCGCGCAACCAGGGCTGGTCGTGGCAGGAGATCGCCGCGGAGCTCGGTGTCAGCAGGCAGGCCGTGCACAAGAAGTACGGGAGGCAGTGA
- a CDS encoding ABC transporter substrate-binding protein, with protein sequence MTARSTRTTTAARTRLAAVGSLAVAGALLLTACGDQTESGGSSSESSSGSNKAPLFSKLPAEIQKSGVIKVGTNAEYAPMESVEGGKIVGVDPDIAAALGKQLGVDFQFTSGGFDTLITAVNTGRYNVAMSSITDNKQRQEGLDDKGKKLGEGVDFVDYFTAGTAIYVKKGNPKGVKTMDDLCGQTVAVQRGTTYEEALQAQSKKCTDGGKKALKIESFENDTEAQTRVKSGGAVAGVNDYPVAVDMARKAGNGSTFEVLDEQYEAAPFGIVVDKKNTQLRDALKEAVDAIIKDGSYQKVLEKWGAESGAIKAAAINGGK encoded by the coding sequence ATGACCGCACGCTCCACCCGAACCACGACCGCCGCGCGCACCCGCCTGGCAGCGGTCGGATCCCTCGCGGTCGCGGGCGCCCTGCTGCTCACCGCCTGCGGGGACCAGACCGAGAGCGGCGGAAGCTCCTCCGAGTCGTCCAGCGGCTCCAACAAGGCCCCGCTCTTCTCGAAGCTCCCGGCCGAGATCCAGAAGTCCGGCGTCATCAAGGTCGGCACCAACGCCGAGTACGCCCCCATGGAGTCCGTCGAGGGCGGCAAGATCGTGGGCGTCGACCCGGACATCGCCGCCGCGCTCGGCAAGCAGCTCGGCGTCGACTTCCAGTTCACCTCAGGTGGCTTCGACACCCTGATCACCGCCGTCAACACCGGCCGTTACAACGTCGCCATGTCGTCCATCACGGACAACAAGCAGCGCCAGGAGGGCCTGGACGACAAGGGCAAGAAGCTGGGCGAGGGCGTCGACTTCGTCGACTACTTCACCGCGGGCACGGCCATCTACGTCAAGAAGGGCAACCCCAAGGGCGTCAAGACCATGGACGACCTGTGCGGTCAGACGGTCGCGGTGCAGCGGGGCACCACCTACGAGGAGGCCCTGCAGGCGCAGTCCAAGAAGTGCACGGACGGCGGCAAGAAGGCCCTCAAGATCGAGTCCTTCGAGAACGACACCGAGGCCCAGACCCGCGTGAAGTCCGGCGGCGCCGTGGCCGGCGTCAACGACTACCCGGTCGCCGTGGACATGGCCCGCAAGGCGGGCAACGGCAGCACCTTCGAGGTGCTCGACGAGCAGTACGAGGCCGCCCCGTTCGGCATCGTCGTCGACAAGAAGAACACCCAGCTGCGCGACGCCCTCAAGGAGGCCGTCGACGCGATCATCAAGGACGGCTCCTACCAGAAGGTGCTGGAGAAGTGGGGCGCCGAGAGCGGCGCGATCAAGGCTGCCGCGATCAACGGCGGCAAGTGA
- a CDS encoding zinc-binding dehydrogenase, with protein sequence MFAAYAARIDRDQPLSGLELGERPAPEARPGWSTVDVRAASLNHHDLWSLKGVGLPEGRLPMILGCDAAGVDEDGNEVVLHSVIGQTGHGVGPDEPRSILTERYQGTFAEQVAVPTWNILPKPKELSFAEAACLPTAWLTAYRMLFTNAGVRPGDSVLVQGAGGGVATAAIVLGRAAGLRVFATSRDEAKRKRALELGAVEAVEPGARLPQRVDAVIETVGAATWSHSVKSLRPGGTLVISGATSGDRPSHAELTRIFFLELKVVGSTMGSKDELEDLLSFCAATGVRPVIDEVLPLDRAREGFERLASGDLFGKIVLTNG encoded by the coding sequence ATGTTCGCCGCCTACGCCGCCCGTATCGACCGTGACCAGCCGCTTTCCGGACTGGAGTTGGGGGAGCGTCCGGCCCCCGAGGCCCGGCCCGGCTGGAGCACCGTCGATGTCAGGGCCGCTTCCCTCAACCATCACGATCTCTGGTCGCTCAAGGGCGTCGGCCTCCCGGAGGGCCGGCTGCCGATGATCCTCGGCTGCGACGCCGCGGGCGTCGACGAGGACGGCAACGAGGTCGTCCTGCACTCCGTCATCGGGCAGACGGGGCACGGCGTCGGGCCCGACGAGCCGCGTTCGATCCTCACCGAGCGGTACCAGGGCACCTTCGCCGAGCAGGTCGCCGTGCCGACCTGGAACATCCTGCCCAAGCCGAAGGAACTCTCCTTCGCGGAGGCCGCCTGTCTGCCCACGGCCTGGCTGACGGCGTACCGGATGCTCTTCACCAACGCCGGCGTGCGCCCCGGCGACTCCGTTCTGGTGCAGGGCGCCGGCGGTGGCGTGGCCACGGCGGCCATCGTGCTGGGCAGGGCGGCCGGGCTGCGGGTCTTCGCGACCAGCCGGGACGAGGCCAAGCGCAAGCGGGCGCTGGAGCTGGGGGCCGTCGAGGCGGTGGAGCCGGGCGCACGGCTGCCGCAGCGGGTGGACGCGGTCATCGAGACCGTCGGCGCGGCGACCTGGTCGCATTCGGTGAAGTCCCTGCGGCCCGGCGGCACGCTCGTCATCTCGGGCGCCACGAGCGGCGACCGTCCCTCGCACGCCGAGCTGACCAGGATCTTCTTCCTCGAGCTGAAGGTCGTCGGCTCCACCATGGGCTCGAAGGACGAACTGGAGGACCTGCTGTCCTTCTGCGCCGCCACCGGTGTCCGCCCCGTCATCGACGAGGTGCTGCCGCTCGACCGGGCCCGCGAGGGGTTCGAACGGCTCGCGTCCGGCGACCTGTTCGGCAAGATCGTGCTCACCAACGGCTGA
- a CDS encoding trypsin-like peptidase domain-containing protein, producing the protein MTGGHAPGASNAFDAARRALRGLVVAATVRIHRPVVGYALDEPGTFLGSGFFVAPNWVLTCAHVACGGEGGKVAVVYETAPGRGASSAPGRVVATLPERAGRAASAGNWPAPDLALVQLTEPVDDHECVYVSERPAAYYGEGRVLYAGWTENEGRLQVLDGTLTVQGTIGGWSSDVQMRLGDNDLPYGVSGGPVIDPVRGEVIGVLKARSDHRPGGTSTGIEQLRTLRVPAEAVPAEHSDLYQAVFHAHDRYHRDRQRHPASRRQTWTDVQGRLGARPGRTLSPDERIQLLGRLAELPPPESTRGLLDILDSLPDLQGPVPLPAPRGWRDGLGALYESASDDGALELVLDYAMRAMSAPRPFVVPSTPDAEKALWVWVWQAAQRLSARYRSGLAEQRIARLRRRDGTGHDAPDTVSGGAPAVDGPGGRGRGRGRRRGQGAPARARGGAPGSAARPSALLELVRRGWEPDRCDWSVCVTVPGGEAVRLHEAERTPLAELPGLLAGPLAEAFRHCDEPGRPALLQVALPHALLGLEVDAWQLPPDEAPLGTLRPVVVRCADRDRLPDGAFGAYDDAGDDDAGHWRDPQDPQDPQDWRGPEGEGSPQAPRDAEEQGQYGEYDEDVDAERRARWRWLHAHRARAEVLDCDEGLRKPVPTVEQLRALSHGTVPVLCRYGDLRYEDDAEALARIVLGGYGVALWRRRRGRSDAVCGEFHRGTIDEIAEPPTAQHLPEAVHDLRVRLREGRTESFWADGVALLYDDPHQPLPGTGDLLEAP; encoded by the coding sequence ATGACGGGCGGGCACGCCCCGGGCGCATCGAACGCGTTCGACGCGGCCCGCCGTGCGCTGCGTGGACTCGTCGTGGCGGCGACCGTGCGCATTCATCGCCCGGTGGTCGGGTATGCCCTGGATGAGCCCGGGACGTTCCTCGGCAGCGGCTTCTTCGTCGCTCCCAACTGGGTTCTGACCTGCGCACACGTGGCCTGCGGCGGGGAGGGGGGCAAGGTTGCCGTGGTGTATGAGACGGCTCCGGGACGGGGTGCCTCGAGCGCGCCCGGCAGGGTGGTGGCGACGCTGCCCGAGCGTGCCGGGCGGGCCGCGTCCGCCGGCAACTGGCCGGCTCCGGACCTGGCGCTGGTGCAGTTGACCGAACCGGTCGACGACCACGAGTGCGTGTACGTCTCCGAGCGTCCGGCGGCCTACTACGGCGAAGGCCGGGTGCTGTACGCGGGCTGGACCGAGAACGAGGGCCGGTTGCAGGTCCTGGACGGCACGCTCACGGTGCAGGGGACGATCGGCGGCTGGTCCTCGGACGTGCAGATGCGGCTGGGCGACAACGACCTGCCCTACGGCGTCTCGGGCGGGCCGGTGATCGACCCGGTGCGCGGCGAGGTGATCGGCGTCCTGAAGGCGCGCTCGGACCACCGGCCGGGCGGCACCTCCACCGGGATCGAGCAGCTGCGCACCCTTCGGGTGCCCGCGGAGGCGGTGCCGGCCGAGCACAGCGACCTCTACCAGGCGGTCTTCCACGCCCATGACCGCTACCACCGCGACCGGCAGCGCCACCCGGCCTCCCGGCGGCAGACCTGGACCGACGTGCAGGGCAGGCTGGGCGCCCGACCGGGCCGCACTCTCAGTCCGGACGAGCGGATCCAGCTGCTGGGCCGGCTCGCCGAGCTCCCGCCGCCCGAGAGCACCCGAGGTCTGCTGGACATCCTCGACTCCCTCCCCGACCTCCAGGGTCCCGTTCCGCTGCCCGCACCGCGCGGCTGGCGCGACGGTCTCGGCGCGCTGTACGAGAGCGCGAGTGACGACGGGGCGCTGGAGCTGGTGCTCGACTACGCGATGCGGGCGATGTCCGCGCCGCGCCCGTTCGTCGTGCCCAGCACCCCGGACGCCGAGAAGGCCCTGTGGGTCTGGGTCTGGCAGGCCGCGCAGCGGCTGAGCGCCCGCTACCGGTCCGGCCTCGCCGAGCAGCGGATCGCGCGGCTGCGCCGGCGGGACGGGACGGGGCACGACGCCCCCGACACGGTCTCCGGAGGCGCGCCCGCCGTGGACGGTCCCGGCGGGCGCGGGCGCGGGCGTGGCCGGCGGCGCGGGCAGGGCGCACCCGCGCGTGCCCGTGGCGGTGCCCCGGGCAGCGCGGCCCGGCCCTCCGCCCTGCTCGAGCTGGTGCGGCGCGGCTGGGAGCCGGACCGCTGCGACTGGTCGGTCTGCGTGACCGTTCCCGGCGGCGAGGCCGTACGGCTGCACGAGGCGGAGCGCACGCCGCTGGCCGAGCTGCCCGGCCTCCTCGCCGGACCGCTCGCGGAGGCCTTCCGCCACTGCGACGAGCCCGGCAGGCCCGCGCTGCTCCAGGTGGCGCTGCCGCACGCGCTGCTCGGCCTCGAAGTGGACGCCTGGCAACTCCCACCGGACGAGGCACCGTTGGGGACCCTGCGGCCCGTCGTCGTGCGCTGCGCGGACCGCGACCGGCTGCCCGACGGGGCGTTCGGGGCGTACGACGACGCAGGCGACGACGACGCGGGCCACTGGCGCGACCCGCAGGACCCGCAGGACCCGCAGGACTGGCGGGGCCCTGAGGGTGAGGGAAGTCCGCAGGCCCCGCGAGACGCCGAAGAGCAAGGCCAGTACGGCGAGTACGACGAGGACGTGGACGCGGAACGCCGGGCCCGCTGGCGCTGGCTGCACGCGCACCGCGCGCGGGCCGAAGTCCTCGACTGCGACGAGGGGTTGCGCAAACCCGTGCCGACCGTGGAGCAGTTGCGCGCCCTGTCGCACGGTACGGTCCCGGTGCTCTGCCGTTACGGCGACCTCCGTTACGAGGACGACGCGGAGGCCCTCGCCCGGATCGTGCTCGGCGGCTACGGCGTGGCCCTGTGGCGCCGACGGCGCGGCCGGTCGGACGCGGTCTGCGGCGAGTTCCACCGCGGCACGATCGACGAGATCGCCGAGCCGCCCACCGCGCAGCACCTTCCCGAGGCCGTCCACGACCTCCGGGTACGACTGCGCGAGGGCCGCACGGAGTCCTTCTGGGCCGACGGCGTGGCCCTGTTGTACGACGATCCCCACCAGCCCCTCCCCGGAACGGGTGACCTGCTGGAAGCCCCTTGA
- a CDS encoding helix-turn-helix transcriptional regulator translates to MPPVFAHGRLRLYLLKLLDEAPRHGYEVIRLLEERFQGLYAPSAGTVYPRLAKLEAEGLVTHTTEGGRKVYAITDAGRAELADRSGELADLELEIRESVAELAAEIRADVRGAAGDLRREMRAAASEARRGAGRPKAAEPGDHGTHAPHGENGESGEYGDSEAWRAAKEEMRRVKQEWKEQARRAKDESRRARDEAQRARRQAEEAQENARSQAQEEVQRIARRVQEQVQDHFARGDWPTGVREGLTELAKEFGEFGKDFGRGYGRDFGFGRAAGTTDRKTAGRPERPGTTDRSPAQDLSGTPDYSGTPEDFPAAYEPAWAHEDTGGDPARDLDRLLDRFRDDIRDAARDHGVTADQLREARRHLSTAAAHIGVILRTPKA, encoded by the coding sequence ATGCCTCCCGTCTTCGCCCACGGCCGTCTCCGCCTCTACCTGCTGAAGCTGCTGGACGAGGCGCCGCGCCACGGCTATGAGGTGATCCGCCTTCTCGAGGAACGCTTCCAGGGCCTCTACGCCCCCTCGGCGGGCACGGTGTACCCGCGGCTGGCCAAACTGGAGGCCGAGGGTCTGGTCACCCACACCACCGAGGGCGGCCGCAAGGTCTACGCGATCACCGACGCGGGCCGTGCCGAACTCGCGGACCGCAGCGGCGAACTGGCCGACCTGGAGCTGGAGATCCGCGAGTCGGTCGCCGAACTGGCCGCCGAGATCCGGGCCGACGTGCGCGGGGCGGCGGGCGATCTGCGCCGCGAGATGCGGGCGGCGGCCTCCGAGGCACGCCGGGGCGCAGGCCGCCCGAAGGCGGCGGAGCCCGGCGACCACGGAACCCACGCGCCCCATGGGGAGAACGGCGAGAGCGGCGAGTACGGCGACAGTGAGGCCTGGCGTGCCGCCAAGGAGGAGATGCGCCGCGTCAAGCAGGAGTGGAAGGAACAGGCGCGCCGGGCGAAGGACGAGAGCCGCCGCGCCCGCGACGAGGCCCAGCGGGCACGCCGCCAGGCCGAAGAGGCACAGGAGAACGCCCGCAGCCAGGCTCAGGAAGAGGTGCAGCGCATCGCCCGCCGGGTGCAGGAACAGGTCCAGGACCACTTCGCCCGGGGTGACTGGCCGACGGGCGTCCGCGAGGGCCTGACCGAACTGGCCAAGGAGTTCGGCGAGTTCGGCAAGGACTTCGGCAGGGGGTACGGCAGGGACTTCGGCTTCGGCCGCGCCGCCGGCACGACGGACCGGAAGACGGCCGGGCGTCCGGAACGCCCCGGCACGACGGACCGCTCCCCCGCCCAGGACCTCTCGGGCACCCCGGACTACTCCGGCACCCCGGAGGACTTCCCCGCAGCGTACGAGCCGGCCTGGGCCCACGAGGACACCGGCGGCGACCCGGCCCGCGACCTGGACCGCCTCCTGGACCGCTTCCGGGACGACATCCGGGACGCGGCCCGCGACCACGGCGTCACGGCGGACCAACTCCGCGAGGCGCGCCGCCACCTGTCCACGGCGGCGGCTCACATCGGGGTGATACTGCGCACCCCCAAGGCGTGA
- a CDS encoding Clp protease N-terminal domain-containing protein, producing the protein MFERFTKDARAVVEGAVGHAEREGATRVEETHVLLSLLDREGSRGSFALASLGLPPGGRAGLVRDLDETRRRGGLSRADADALSGLGIDLAEIVSRVEETHGEGALAAAGRGGLLRGRSGRRPFGRGAKDLLTGTLRVAVAHSERHIGDEHLLLALTARRGVPSEILADHGVTHASLTRVLYGDQGRGDDSGAAGAGAG; encoded by the coding sequence ATGTTCGAGCGATTCACGAAGGACGCCCGTGCGGTGGTCGAGGGCGCCGTGGGGCACGCCGAACGGGAGGGCGCGACACGGGTCGAGGAGACGCACGTCCTGCTGTCGCTGCTCGACCGCGAGGGCAGCCGCGGTTCCTTCGCGCTGGCCTCGCTGGGTCTGCCGCCCGGCGGTCGGGCGGGGCTGGTGCGGGACCTGGACGAGACGCGCCGCCGCGGTGGACTCTCCCGGGCCGACGCGGACGCCCTGTCGGGGCTGGGCATCGACCTGGCGGAGATCGTGTCCCGGGTCGAGGAGACGCACGGCGAAGGCGCGCTGGCCGCGGCCGGCCGGGGCGGCCTCCTGCGCGGACGGTCCGGCCGGCGACCCTTCGGCCGCGGCGCCAAGGACCTGCTCACCGGGACCCTGCGGGTGGCCGTCGCCCACAGCGAACGGCACATCGGCGACGAGCATCTGCTGCTCGCCCTGACCGCCCGCCGCGGTGTCCCCTCGGAGATCCTCGCCGACCACGGCGTCACGCACGCGTCCCTGACCCGGGTGCTCTACGGCGACCAGGGGCGAGGGGACGACTCCGGGGCAGCCGGGGCCGGGGCCGGCTGA
- a CDS encoding DUF6104 family protein — protein sequence MYFTDRGIEELEKRRGEEEVTFEWLAEQLRTFVDLNPDFEVPVERLATWLARLDDDEDDE from the coding sequence ATGTACTTCACCGATCGCGGAATCGAGGAACTCGAGAAGCGGCGCGGCGAGGAGGAGGTCACCTTCGAGTGGCTCGCCGAGCAGCTGAGAACGTTCGTCGACCTGAACCCGGACTTCGAGGTGCCGGTGGAGCGGCTGGCGACATGGCTGGCGCGGCTGGACGACGACGAGGACGACGAGTAG
- a CDS encoding DUF4097 family beta strand repeat-containing protein, with protein MSEWSVAEPGKLSFDEPVSELHVRIVEGTVNVVGTDEGPARLEVSEVDGPPLVVSHRDGTLTVAYEDLPWKGFLKWLDRKGWRRRAVVSLAVPVGTRVEVGVVSAAAVVSGIDGHAEVKGVNGDTTLVGLAGPVRADTVSGSVEAQALTGDLRFNSVSGDLTVVEAGSSVKADSVSGSMIVDLDPASRPTRIDLTSVSGEIAIRLPHPADAQVEANTASGSVSNAFEDLRVSGQWGAKRITGRLGAGNGKLRATTISGSIALLRRPPTEDAADSADSAGHGTTDAREDGRARTPRADRGPQERAGASAEPGDNAASGPGAEGSASDPADSTTDKKVF; from the coding sequence ATGTCCGAGTGGTCCGTCGCCGAACCGGGGAAACTCTCGTTCGACGAACCCGTGAGCGAACTGCACGTACGCATCGTCGAAGGCACGGTGAACGTGGTGGGCACCGACGAGGGCCCCGCCCGCCTGGAGGTCTCCGAGGTCGACGGCCCGCCGCTGGTGGTCAGCCACCGCGACGGGACCCTGACCGTGGCCTACGAGGACCTGCCCTGGAAGGGCTTCCTCAAATGGCTCGACCGCAAGGGCTGGCGTCGCAGGGCCGTCGTCTCGCTCGCCGTGCCGGTCGGCACCCGGGTGGAGGTGGGCGTGGTGAGCGCCGCCGCGGTGGTCTCCGGCATCGACGGCCACGCCGAGGTGAAGGGCGTCAACGGGGACACCACCCTGGTCGGTCTCGCCGGTCCGGTGCGCGCCGACACCGTCTCGGGCAGCGTGGAGGCGCAGGCCCTCACCGGCGACCTGCGCTTCAACTCCGTCTCCGGGGACCTGACCGTGGTCGAGGCCGGCTCCTCCGTGAAGGCCGACTCCGTGAGCGGGTCGATGATCGTCGACCTCGACCCCGCGAGCCGTCCCACGCGGATCGACCTGACCAGCGTCTCGGGCGAAATCGCCATCCGGCTGCCCCATCCGGCCGACGCGCAGGTGGAGGCGAACACCGCGAGCGGCTCGGTCTCCAACGCCTTCGAGGACCTGCGGGTCAGCGGCCAGTGGGGCGCCAAGCGCATCACTGGCCGGCTGGGCGCCGGCAACGGCAAGCTCAGGGCGACCACGATCTCCGGCTCGATCGCCCTGCTCAGAAGGCCTCCGACGGAGGACGCTGCGGACTCGGCGGACTCGGCGGGGCACGGGACGACGGATGCGCGGGAGGACGGGCGCGCGCGGACGCCAAGGGCGGACCGGGGGCCGCAGGAGCGCGCCGGCGCGTCCGCCGAACCGGGGGACAATGCCGCTTCCGGCCCGGGCGCCGAGGGCTCCGCGAGCGACCCGGCCGACAGCACGACCGACAAGAAGGTGTTCTGA
- a CDS encoding CU044_2847 family protein, which produces MSGEDVTRVARVALPDGTPVWARISDAGELSAPSGRLSYSDTGFAERVEASVESLHALVTGVARSLAEPLRAVRPDEVSVEFGIELTAKAGKVVGLLADGEAKAGITVTLTWNSGPPDLDAPPAGTTAGTDARARDGSSAHSSAAPAPPAPPASPPPPPLPPSPVSPPPPTSPPPPVSSAAPAASGVDGTRRAGASPGAPMHGGADGAVGGGGA; this is translated from the coding sequence ATGAGCGGTGAGGACGTGACACGGGTGGCGCGCGTCGCGCTGCCGGACGGGACGCCCGTCTGGGCCCGGATCTCGGACGCGGGTGAGCTGTCCGCGCCGTCCGGGCGGCTGTCGTACAGCGACACCGGGTTCGCCGAGCGGGTGGAGGCGAGCGTGGAGAGCCTGCACGCGCTCGTCACGGGGGTCGCACGGTCGCTGGCGGAGCCGCTGCGGGCGGTGCGGCCGGACGAGGTGAGCGTCGAGTTCGGCATCGAGCTGACCGCCAAGGCCGGGAAGGTCGTCGGCCTGCTGGCCGACGGTGAGGCCAAAGCCGGCATCACGGTCACCCTGACCTGGAACAGCGGTCCTCCCGACCTCGACGCGCCGCCGGCCGGCACGACCGCCGGCACGGACGCCCGCGCGCGTGACGGCTCCTCGGCCCATTCGTCGGCAGCACCGGCTCCACCGGCTCCACCCGCCTCGCCGCCCCCGCCGCCCTTACCCCCGTCGCCGGTCTCGCCGCCGCCGCCCACCTCGCCGCCGCCACCTGTCTCATCCGCCGCCCCCGCCGCATCCGGCGTCGACGGGACGCGGCGCGCGGGCGCGTCCCCCGGCGCGCCGATGCACGGGGGGGCCGACGGCGCCGTCGGCGGGGGCGGAGCATGA
- a CDS encoding amino acid ABC transporter permease — MTDKLDKSSAGAPPEDTPPVAEDAAFSGPPEAIKAIPVRHYGRYVSAVIVIALLALLVNAFAHGDIQWDTVGDQLFDSTVIAGAGRTLLISILSMVLGVVLGVVLAVMRLSKNPVTSTVAWLYIWFFRGTPVYVQLLMWFNLALIFPMLNLGPIYKDEMTDVMTPFMCALLGLGLNEAAYMAEICRAGLLAVDEGQTEAAHALGMSHGKTLRRIVIPQAMRVIVPPTGNEFINMLKTSSLVYVVTYNELLRSTSVIGSSSFAVMELLFVASIWYLVMTSVFSVFQYYLERYYARGSSRSLPPTIFQKIRANLFTIGRERGAA; from the coding sequence ATGACTGACAAGCTCGACAAGTCCTCCGCGGGCGCACCACCCGAGGACACCCCGCCGGTCGCCGAGGACGCGGCGTTCTCCGGGCCGCCGGAGGCCATCAAGGCGATCCCGGTGCGCCACTACGGCCGCTATGTCAGCGCGGTCATCGTCATCGCGCTGCTCGCGCTGCTGGTCAACGCCTTCGCCCACGGTGACATCCAGTGGGACACGGTCGGCGACCAGCTGTTCGACTCGACCGTGATCGCGGGCGCCGGGCGCACCCTGCTGATCAGCATCCTGTCCATGGTGCTGGGCGTCGTCCTGGGCGTCGTGCTGGCCGTGATGCGGCTGTCGAAGAACCCGGTGACCAGCACGGTCGCCTGGCTGTACATCTGGTTCTTCCGGGGCACCCCGGTGTATGTGCAGCTGCTGATGTGGTTCAACCTGGCGCTGATCTTCCCGATGCTGAACCTCGGTCCGATCTACAAGGACGAGATGACGGACGTCATGACGCCGTTCATGTGCGCCCTGCTCGGCCTCGGTCTGAACGAGGCCGCGTACATGGCCGAGATCTGCCGGGCCGGCCTGCTGGCCGTCGACGAGGGCCAGACCGAGGCGGCCCACGCGCTCGGCATGAGCCACGGCAAGACGCTGCGCCGGATCGTCATCCCGCAGGCGATGCGGGTCATCGTGCCGCCGACCGGCAACGAGTTCATCAACATGCTGAAGACCTCGTCGCTGGTGTACGTGGTGACGTACAACGAGCTGCTGCGCTCGACGTCGGTGATCGGCTCCTCCTCGTTCGCCGTGATGGAGCTGCTGTTCGTCGCCTCCATCTGGTACCTGGTGATGACCAGCGTCTTCAGCGTCTTCCAGTACTACCTGGAGCGCTACTACGCCCGCGGCTCGAGCCGTAGCCTGCCGCCCACGATCTTCCAGAAGATCCGGGCGAACCTGTTCACGATCGGCCGCGAAAGGGGTGCGGCATGA